acactgtaatgcaaaatttaattttggacTATAAAATTCATAAcggaaaattatattttgaattatattttaaatttgcatCACCATTATACAATCCAGAGtatgaattttatatatcatacaatctaaaatataatttccattttaaattatcttttaaatttgcatacagattatataattaaaaatataaatttgtattatggTCAGAACGTAATATGCCGAATTTACATTATGGATGTAAAGTTTCAAATGCAAATATACATTTCATattatgaaattcaaaatatataaaattaatatttctgaATTACAATCTAAAATATCTAAGTATTACATAATCGaaactataattaaaataaaaaaaaatcatatatcattcttttctattaatttcaaatgcggtataattaaaattttagaaagtaTAGGGTGGTGAAAGAAAACatagaggtgcaggaagaaattccTTGATAAGAGAAATGATGTTGATCTTTTCTATCACCCCTATAGTATGAACTAAAAGAGACCTtacttaaaaaacatttttatccTAATGttgcattaaaaaaatttaactaggAAACAGAATTGTATTATCTTTTTCTAATTGAGTTTATATTAAACcacatttgtaattttttgttttaaaataaataagtattccCTTTATGTTTTCAGTAAAATGATATACATACTTATACTTATCTTCTAAATAAACATTCATTCCTCATGTTTTTAGTAACTACACatatttaacttatattttcCTAAAAAAATGCCAGTCAACTcccttaattgttttaaaatgttacattaactaaaatttaaattaaaaaaattataaattgaaaatataaaaattaaatattttctgtaAACAAACAAATTGAATGGTTTCAATATGATAAGGTGAGCGTCATAAagattaaaatgttaaaatattaggGAGATGAAGGTCATTTATCCAAAAACATAATATGCATTTAAAAACTAGAGAGAAGTTTGAAGGTTCAGCAAAATGAGCTTATGAATTACCTCAAGCCATCACAAGCTCAAGTTAAATAGAgttgataaaatgaaatattttataataaattaaaaaatagaactCGAATTGGActgattttttatcttttaattcagtgtacattatatattatatgaaatctttaattattcattatgaagtttaattcttatatattatgtattgctaaatacataaaagaaatcaaaaaataatatttattttaaaaatttaatatgtttaacACACTAACTCATTGTGAAACTATCTTTCTGaactaatattttcaatatcGTATGAATTAAAAATGCATATTGAAGTTTTAATGTGGCGGTTTGTCCAATACATATTGGCTTTTCAAAGCAATTAACTTCATAGAAGCTTGACTTGAATAACTTGGAACATGTAAGAGGTGCTATAAAGGAAGACCAGTCAAAGGATGTGTAGTGCACAAAATACACTCCTATGAAACcgaaaatccaaaaaaaatagtgtatCAAGGCTCAACCCTCCATTACAAGCTTATAACAGTGTATTTCATACATATTTTGTCTAGACACAAGTTTTCCTAGCCCATTAAGCTAAAGACTAATTTCGTTCCTTGTACAACTCTGCTATGACCAccataataaaatcaaatacaagTTCTCTATTATTGTATACATCATTCTCACGAACGCAAAAATGTTAACTACGACTACTGATCAGATCAAGCTAACAAACAGAAACCATTCCGTAATTCCTAATAACGATTTGGTATTCGTGAGCACATCCAATACGATAGCAAGAACAAGGgtaaatcataattttcataTCAATTCGATTGATTTCCACAGAAGCATCAGACACGTCAAAAGATGCGTCAAACCACACTAAGATACGAGTAGCCAAACTATAACTCATCAAGGAAAACTGATTTGAAATTTTCAGGATGTGTTAAAAGTAATAGCAAAAATGCATTTCACCATATTCCTCATACAAATTTAGGTAAGACAAGCATGTGCATCAATACCTAAATTGACAAACATATCGTACAGAATATATGACGGTCGTTTAGATGTATTTTAGACCAGAGATATACTGTTGCCTAGTAATTAGATACTGAGCCAGGGAATATATAACTCCTAATATACCCAAGATCTTAATCTTGAGTACATCTGTACATGCAATGGGAAGCAGATTAAGAGGCAAAGTTATCCACGGGGGTGAGTCACTTTGCTTTGTATGGCTCCACACGTACCTGTTGAAAAGTATATGACTGGGAAATGTAAGAATGAGAAGGGCTAAATTCTTCACCACGAAAATCCAGTCTGGTCCACCAATTTGAAGACCCCATCCACTATTTCCTTGCCAAACGTCTTCCCATATGCTGTAGAGGGTAGTTAAAACAAAGTAGGCTGATATGACTACAGTCACAGGAAAGTATCTATGTTTGTCCCCAAAACCAGCAACAAAATCAGAGTCCTGATTAAGTAGCAGAAGGATGGGAGCCAGGAAAAATATGGCACGGTTTGAGCCACCGGTAAGATTAACATTCAGGACAAGACATATAGCAAAGCACAATACTGTGGCAACATTTCCAACAGCTGGCATCCAGGCTCCATCTGCAGCCATCCTCTTTATTGTAAAGGATGGTGCTGTAGTAGCCCGACGATGCTGCATAAACCTCATTCTTGGCAGGAAAGTAGAAGATGCATTTTGATTAGCATGATTTTGTCTGACTCCACCTGAATCAATAGCCTTCTCCCGCAAAATCGAAGCAAGTTTATACTTTATCTCCAAAGCTATAAGCATGAAGATTGCTGCATACAAACCTAGAAGAGATATCCGGGCACCCTCAATTGCTAGCAATGTTGTAAGCTTCTTCTCCTCCTCACCCAAAGTTCCCAGCTCACTTTCTTCAATAATATTTCTAATTCTCAGCTGGCCCTCCAAAAGATAAGTAACAGGAAAGAGAGCCACAAGTAGAGCAAACACCCAGGGTAAAACCTTTGTGCTTGTAGCAGAGGGCAGATGAGTGAAGACAACAAAAACGGAGGCACAAACCATAGTGACAACAATGAGAACATGCAGAACGCCAGCCCAGAGAAAGTATTCAGCAGCAATATAAATACCAAGGGCAATCCCCATAGCAATGGAGTAAAATGTCCGTAATTCAACAATGTACTTGATGGGTATAATGGATGTAACTGATGCCAGAGTCAGCAAAATTGCAATAATAAGAAGCCAAGAAGGCCAGGTAGGCTTGCCAGCTGTATATCCATAAATTGAGATATCATCAGCAGAGTGACGGGCAGTCTTGATCAGGTCTGACTGGTAACTCAATGACACAGGAAGAGGGGGCTGCATCAGAATAAAAAGTAGACCAGTCGCGACTACCAGCACTAGACATCTTTTGGCAGACTGAAAAGAAAACAACAGCTTATGGTCAATCTTTAGAAGCAGCTAAAAAATAAAGACATGACTGATTACTTTGTCAAACACAGATAATGTTTACTTGGTCGTGAATCAATTTACTGGCAAAAGTTAGCAAATTATAATGGATGTCATAAAATCCCCATTCCCAAAATAAACAATGAAAAACACAGGATTAGATAGATACACATACCAAAACATGTGAGAAATGAATAGCAACAATTGGAACACAAGCCAATCCGGTCAACAGTATACAGAATCCCAAAATTAAACCATCAGAAGGAGACCTTCCATTCCACCACTGGAGAGCTTCAAAAATTGTTTCACGGCAGAACCATACAGACAAGGCAACTACACAGGCGTGTGCATAACCTTGCCATGGTTTCATCCTAGAAGTTGTTTTTGATCTTTCCCTACAAAATCCAACAACAGTGAATTACCACAAGTTTGAAAATAAAGTCTAGAGGTCAAAAATATGTAGGTTACTTAAGGTAGGATCCCCCAAAACTGACAAATTCCAGAGACTGACAAAGTTACCTGTAAAGAAGCAATGGAGGGGAAACAGCCAACAAGAGAACTGCTGAAACCCATACAACAGACTTTGATGAAATAAACAACATGGCTATCTTTGAAAAATAGAGGCAAGTCAAAATCCAAACTGCTTTTCCTCCAATTCGATTATCCACGGATAGCCTTCTCACCAAAGCCAAACCCAATAAAGTTGTCATCACAACCATATAGCTAGGATACATCACCTCATCCTCAAATCCATAATAGTAGATGCTAGAATAATTGAAAAAACGGTTCTCAATGTAGCATAAGAGCAGCGCATGACTTATCAGACTGGCCTCAGATAAAAGGTTCAACTTTGAAGGTAGTAGAGCCAAACCAGGAATAGCCATAGCCAAGACAGAATTTGCTATTATGAGTTTGCAAAAAGATTTAAGGGACATCCCTGCCATCCAAATGTTTAAATCCCAGAAGTTGTGCAGAACAAACCATGTAACCATCAAGCTTCCAAGAACAACAAAAGCAAAGTATGACACTAGGCTCTTCTTTTCAAAAAACCGAGCCAAATAAAAGCCCGCAACTGCAGGGAGAGGGAGGAACTGCAAATCAAAGGGTGAAATATgtcagaaaaagaaagaaaatctaAATGTGttatttggaaaaaatatatattaacccAAACATAAGCAATATTATCATCATCCACCAACGAAGTCAGCACTCCAAAAGTTGAATTCTTAAGAAAAATGCAGGCAGTTAACCAACCAGTTATTTCATGAAGCAATATGAATAACAGCATATTAAGCTAGGTTTTCTGCTTTCCACATCTTAGACAGGTGGTTTAGTGGATCAGCAGCTGTGCTAAAGAACACTAGcaaatataattcaaatgttACAaggattaattatttaatacatataaaaCCGAAATTTGCATTAAAATTAAGCATACCAGTTTTAATTACTATAAGGCTCGGAAAGTCCATTTCTCACTTATATTTAAGACTGAACTAAGGAGCTTAAACCCAGGTAACCTAGATGTTAAAACTGCTTATTGCTTAATGGTTTACATAACCTGATCTCCACCATATCTCTGTGTGCCAGCACACCCAGAAATCAAAAGATTGACCTTGAATATGTATTGGCATAAATCTGCGTTTCCCATACTAATACAAAACAATAGCACGAGATAAGCATACTTACAtcagaaaattttatattgcaCTAccatgaaaaaattataatacaataaaattactaataaaACCAAAACAACCAACTAAGGCTTGCCTATCATAAAACATATAAGTCAACAAGATTAAGCACCAATATGTGTGTGTGCAGATTGAATCTCAACTTACGAACAGATTAGGGACATAATCAAACAGCATCAACTTGATCAAACTGGTGGATAAGTGGAAAAGGAGTTTGGATCAGCTCTTTCTATGGCAACACTGATtgatttggttcttgatttatAGAAGTATCTAACCAATCAAGATAATACCAACCAAACAAGTAACAAAAAGGAGCAGCCAAGCCACCACAAATCTCACCATTTTGCCCAAGCTCACCCTCTAATCAAACACGtcacacaatatatatatatatatatatatatatatatatatatatatatatatatggtatatCTTTAGATGGATCCTACTGTACATCTAATGTTTTCTTCAAAACGTTGCAAGAAGCTTAACATTTTTTAACTGTATTTTTAAACCTCTAACCTTGACTactatacatattttattcaGCTCggaatagattaaaaaaatgcacCAAATGGAAATATACAGACGTAATCTAGTACACAGTGCAAGAATATGTGCCTTTAAAGGGGAGATGTTGACGAAAACATTTGAAGGTTTAGAATGTAATAGGTCAGGATAATGACTTTTGTTAAAAGGTGACAGTATAGCATATAGACAGATGAGAGTAAGAAATTTACAAGCCGTGTGGGGGGATCATGGGGTTAGAATTGGGTCTGTTTGGGTGCTGTCTCAGTTTTGTATAATGATGTCCAAAACGTAACTTTATTCATAGCCATTCTAATTTACTATATATGTTAAACTAGAATAATATACACAGAATGGCCTCATTTACTTATCCTAATTACCAACAATTATTGTATACGCCAGCAGCACTTTCAGTGGTCAAtagtgaaataaaagaaaaaatataaaagatgaCTATAGTTTACACAGATTTCTACTCTAAATTTATAATGAAGCTATAAagcttttagaaaaaaaaaaaaagaacatgcCGACTTCTGAGGCTAACTTGAATCTAATGATCTGTAATTTTCCCATCATCGCGTATACATATTAGATCCACGTTTCCACCCAAGTGTGCCAAAAAACACACGTTAAGGAAAAATTGTTTCAGGACAATACACAATGAATTTGTTACAATGACAGGCGTCAAAGGGGTTTGACcaacaatttaataaaacttGTAATTGTAACACTAGCTCGCTCCTACACCAAGTAGCTTCACAACGAAGCAAAAATCTAAAGACTAAACGgtgaataaaattaacaattctAAATCTGCTTACCAGCAAGGGAAACCCCACAACAACTGCTCCAGCAGCACTGACCACAATAGCAGAAGTAGTGAAGGCAACAGAGCTGAGGGCATCGGAAACCAAACCCATGGCATAAGCACCCGCAGCAGCAGACCCTCCAAGCATGGTAATAGTCACAAGAACATAATTCAGCGGCGGGGGCACCTGAATGTACCTCCCAAAGGCATGGAAAACCACCCTGACCTCCAATGCAACGACGGCAAAAACCAAAGCAACAGCGCCATTGACGATACGAATGCTGTGGAGCTGGTTGGGGTTGCTGGTGACCCACCAGAGCGCCCCTCTGGTGGAAGCATAGAGCTGAAAGAGGAAGGGAAGAAAGAAGAGGAGGATGAGGTCGCAGAAGGAAGCAGCGGAAGAAAGAAGGAGATTGTAATGGGAGGCAATGTGAAACAGGAGAGGAACGAAGAGAAGGTTCAGTGTGTGGATGCAACTCTCCAGGGGGCCGAGGATGAAGCTGTCACGGGGAGCCTCGCCGCCGTGATACCTGGCCTCGTGTTTGGTCTTGAAGGAGGAGACGCGAGGGACGGAGAAGAGCCAGTAAAAGCAGCAGTTGAAGGCGGCGAGGTAGTAGGCGGCGTTGTTGATTCCGACGGCGGCGATGGCAGCCCAGGCGAAGAGGGAGGAGGCGGAGATGGGGAGGCAGGCGAAGAGCAGGCGCTCGAGGGCAACGGCGATGGAAGGGTTTTCGAGGAGGAGCCACCTGAACTGGAGAGAGGACCAGACGCCGAGGAGAAAGGTGGTGTGGGCGCAGAGGAAGGAGGCGATGGCAGCGACAGCGACGGAGGAGTTGAAGGCGGCGAGGAGGGAGGAGGAGGCGGAGAGGAAGAAGGCGAGTTGGGCGAAGATAAGGGAGAACCACACGGCGAAGAAGGCAGCGGGCTTGAGGCTGAGGGCGTCGAGGATGTAGGAGATCATTAAACCAACGACGAGGGTGGCGACGACGGGGGTGCCGCCGAGGTCGAGGAGGAAGAGGGCGGATGGGACCAGGGCGATGGCGATCCGGTAGTTGTGGGCGAATGATGAGGGGGTTTTGAGGGATCTGGAGGCGGAGGCGGAGGAGACGCCATTGCCGTGGGCGTGACGCGACGGCGAAGGGTGGGAGTCGTTAGGGTTtggggaggaggaggaggagaaggagggGGCGCTGTTGGATGAGGCCAAGGATATGTGGGGGCGAAATGCGCGTGGTTGCAGCATTTTAcaatttcttcttcactttgCTCCTCTCACCAAAACTCGATCGGTGAAGAAGCTAATCGATcacttcattcattcattcGTACATTCATCCGCACCGGAACTAGCTACAGTAAACTCCTTCTCAACTCTATTTTTTCTTTGGTCAAACTCGTTGCTTCTCTTCTGTCTCTGTCTCTGCATTTCGTGGGCCTTCATTTTCTCAAACATTGCCGCGCTCCTTTATTGGGCTTACACTGTGCTATTTCTTTTCTGGCACTTTTCCCATCTTATTCTCACTCACCCCTTTTTTCACCAAAAATATTCTCGCCTTTGCTTTTCGCACCTCCATCCTTTTAATGCAATTACCAAATGATTTTAAAGTTCTTACACTTTTCGTAAATTTATTACACGTCACATtctgaaaaaaatgtattacgACACGATAATTCTAAAATACTGTGGAGTAAGATTTATTACCATGAAGTAAATGTTTCcaatagtttaaaatttattctaaaatgtTCTGTTCtgaaaatacaaaagttataattttttcaaaatacatttttttttctagaaggtcttcaaatatttaatcggaaaactttttaatacatcaagataacatttttcagagtgtaaaaattttaaaagttcatTTTTATCAGTCCAGTTTAATGGAGAGGTGTAGTGCAGGTGCCAAAAGAAAAGGCTAAGTATTTTCCAAGTgtcatttcatttttgttaagACCGCTCCATGTGGACTATTACAAAAAGATCCAAAAAGTAGAAACCTACAGTGTGGCTTGTATATATTTGGGCTCAAAGAAACGCGTCGTGCCTACCTTGGAAGACTTGTGTTCTATGTGCGCTATTTCCCATCTGCTTCTTTGTTCTTGCATTCTACAATAATTGAGAGTTTTAATTACAGCCTTAATTTTCCTAATAATGGGTAATTAAGCTGCTATAAAATGAAATAGAGAAGCTATGGTTTAGATtgagttaaaaaagaaaaaaagtgtttGGTAGATGGGCATAAATATCCTCATTATTTTTTGTGTCAAATCCAAAAGTTACAGAAGGAAGTAACTTATTGAGACGAGTCCAACTTGTGTCAGACAGTGGAACCAAACACGCAACAAGTTGTGCTGGAAGAAAGCGCGATGTGTCTTTCGTCCGAAGAGGTGTGTTTTGTGCGTGGGTACACTTGCCTGTCTCTTCGATCTTGCATCAGTATGTCACAGACACAGAGTGACTTACGTTAGGAACAACTTGAACGTAAAACCTAATTACATTACAGCTTGAAGAGGAGTTTTCGTAGGAGGATGATATTCACTCCTATTTTGTTGTCGGCATCGTATAATTTTGAAACTGTGATGCCTGCACTTTCACATATGAAGCTTAATTAAGTCCCATGATAATGACCGATGGGACGGGTGGTTCCCCTTAAATGCCAGTGCAGCCACCTGTTACGCGCATTTACGCTATGCAACAGCACTTGTGCAGGAATCATTATCGTCCTCATTAATATCCAAGATTATTTTCTtgcctcctcctcctcctcctggtGGCGTACAATTCACtccatttcttctttttttagaTACTGCTCTTCGGTGTTCAAACCTTttcaaatgaataaataaatatcattcGGTCCAATAACTCTTAATAATTGCACACAAATATGCATCGGTCTTTTTTTTGTAGTCATTCTCTAGCATGGTCTCAAATGAAGCTACCTGTGTTTGTGACACTTTTTGATAGAattcaaacattttataatgCTACGGATAACATCATATATCATAATATATTCTTCACATTCATTCACAAAGCTGCGTAATTGTACCGCTGGATCGTTACTCGGAGGTTTTAGTACGGAAAAGGTTCACATAG
This region of Vigna unguiculata cultivar IT97K-499-35 chromosome 5, ASM411807v1, whole genome shotgun sequence genomic DNA includes:
- the LOC114183888 gene encoding uncharacterized protein LOC114183888 translates to MLQPRAFRPHISLASSNSAPSFSSSSSPNPNDSHPSPSRHAHGNGVSSASASRSLKTPSSFAHNYRIAIALVPSALFLLDLGGTPVVATLVVGLMISYILDALSLKPAAFFAVWFSLIFAQLAFFLSASSSLLAAFNSSVAVAAIASFLCAHTTFLLGVWSSLQFRWLLLENPSIAVALERLLFACLPISASSLFAWAAIAAVGINNAAYYLAAFNCCFYWLFSVPRVSSFKTKHEARYHGGEAPRDSFILGPLESCIHTLNLLFVPLLFHIASHYNLLLSSAASFCDLILLFFLPFLFQLYASTRGALWWVTSNPNQLHSIRIVNGAVALVFAVVALEVRVVFHAFGRYIQVPPPLNYVLVTITMLGGSAAAGAYAMGLVSDALSSVAFTTSAIVVSAAGAVVVGFPLLFLPLPAVAGFYLARFFEKKSLVSYFAFVVLGSLMVTWFVLHNFWDLNIWMAGMSLKSFCKLIIANSVLAMAIPGLALLPSKLNLLSEASLISHALLLCYIENRFFNYSSIYYYGFEDEVMYPSYMVVMTTLLGLALVRRLSVDNRIGGKAVWILTCLYFSKIAMLFISSKSVVWVSAVLLLAVSPPLLLYRERSKTTSRMKPWQGYAHACVVALSVWFCRETIFEALQWWNGRSPSDGLILGFCILLTGLACVPIVAIHFSHVLSAKRCLVLVVATGLLFILMQPPLPVSLSYQSDLIKTARHSADDISIYGYTAGKPTWPSWLLIIAILLTLASVTSIIPIKYIVELRTFYSIAMGIALGIYIAAEYFLWAGVLHVLIVVTMVCASVFVVFTHLPSATSTKVLPWVFALLVALFPVTYLLEGQLRIRNIIEESELGTLGEEEKKLTTLLAIEGARISLLGLYAAIFMLIALEIKYKLASILREKAIDSGGVRQNHANQNASSTFLPRMRFMQHRRATTAPSFTIKRMAADGAWMPAVGNVATVLCFAICLVLNVNLTGGSNRAIFFLAPILLLLNQDSDFVAGFGDKHRYFPVTVVISAYFVLTTLYSIWEDVWQGNSGWGLQIGGPDWIFVVKNLALLILTFPSHILFNRYVWSHTKQSDSPPWITLPLNLLPIACTDVLKIKILGILGVIYSLAQYLITRQQYISGLKYI